In the genome of Carboxydocella sporoproducens DSM 16521, one region contains:
- the groES gene encoding co-chaperone GroES, protein MIKPLGDRIVIKPLASEEVTASGIVLPDTAKEKPQEGEVVAVGNGRLLENGERIAPEVKVGDRVVYSKYAGTEVKYEGEEYLILNERDILAVIE, encoded by the coding sequence ATGATTAAGCCGCTTGGAGACAGAATTGTCATTAAGCCCTTGGCATCGGAAGAAGTAACTGCCAGTGGGATTGTGTTACCCGATACAGCCAAGGAAAAGCCCCAGGAAGGGGAAGTAGTAGCTGTCGGCAATGGCCGTCTGCTGGAAAATGGTGAGCGGATAGCCCCGGAAGTCAAAGTAGGTGACCGGGTGGTCTACTCCAAATATGCCGGTACTGAAGTGAAATATGAAGGCGAGGAATATCTCATCCTGAATGAACGGGATATCCTGGCTGTAATCGAATAA
- the groL gene encoding chaperonin GroEL (60 kDa chaperone family; promotes refolding of misfolded polypeptides especially under stressful conditions; forms two stacked rings of heptamers to form a barrel-shaped 14mer; ends can be capped by GroES; misfolded proteins enter the barrel where they are refolded when GroES binds), whose product MAKQIIFGEEARRALERGVNTLAEAVRVTLGPKGRNVVLEKKFGSPLITNDGVSIAREIELPDPFENMGAQLVKEVATKTNDVAGDGTTTATVLAQAIIREGLKNVAAGANPMILKKGIEKAVAVAVEEIKKMARPVESKEAIAQVASISAADPEIGNLIAEAMEKVGKDGVITVEESKGIGTTLDVVEGMNFDRGYISPYMVTDAERMEAVLNDPFILITDKKISSIQEILPVLEQVVKTGKPLLIIAEDVEGEALATLVVNKLRGTFNCVAVKAPGFGDRRKAMLEDIAILTGGQVISEELGRKLDAANLSMLGRARQVKVTKEETVIVDGAGSAEEIQKRVAQIRKQWEDATSEYDREKLQERLAKLAGGVAVIQVGAATETEMKEKKLRIEDALNATRAAVEEGIVAGGGTALVDVIPALAAIEAEGDEATGVAIVRKALEEPLRQIANNAGLEGSVIVEKVKSIDPGIGFNALTGEYVDMISAGIVDPAKVTRSALQNAASIAAMLLTTECLVADEPKKEEPAMPGGGMPPMM is encoded by the coding sequence GTGGCGAAGCAGATTATTTTCGGTGAAGAAGCCCGTCGGGCTCTGGAACGGGGGGTAAATACCCTGGCTGAAGCTGTGCGGGTAACTCTGGGCCCCAAAGGCCGCAATGTGGTTCTGGAGAAAAAGTTCGGTTCCCCGCTGATTACCAATGACGGGGTTTCCATCGCCCGGGAAATCGAACTGCCCGATCCCTTTGAAAACATGGGTGCCCAGCTGGTCAAGGAAGTAGCGACCAAAACCAATGATGTAGCCGGTGATGGTACCACTACTGCGACTGTGCTGGCCCAGGCCATTATCCGCGAAGGTTTGAAGAACGTAGCTGCTGGTGCCAATCCCATGATCCTGAAAAAGGGGATTGAGAAGGCTGTAGCCGTTGCTGTTGAGGAAATCAAGAAAATGGCCCGTCCGGTGGAAAGTAAAGAAGCTATCGCCCAGGTTGCTTCCATTTCCGCTGCTGATCCGGAAATCGGCAACCTGATCGCTGAAGCCATGGAAAAAGTGGGTAAGGACGGGGTAATCACCGTTGAGGAATCCAAAGGTATCGGTACCACCCTGGATGTTGTGGAAGGGATGAATTTTGACAGGGGTTATATCTCCCCCTATATGGTAACTGATGCCGAGCGCATGGAAGCGGTGCTGAATGATCCCTTTATTCTGATCACTGATAAGAAAATCAGCTCCATTCAGGAAATTCTACCTGTTCTGGAGCAAGTAGTGAAAACCGGTAAGCCTTTGTTGATCATCGCTGAAGATGTGGAAGGGGAAGCCCTGGCTACCCTGGTGGTTAACAAACTGCGGGGCACCTTTAACTGTGTGGCTGTCAAGGCTCCTGGTTTCGGCGACCGCCGCAAGGCTATGTTGGAAGATATCGCTATTTTGACCGGTGGCCAGGTTATCTCCGAAGAACTGGGCCGCAAGCTGGATGCAGCTAACCTGTCCATGCTGGGTCGGGCCCGTCAGGTCAAGGTAACCAAGGAAGAAACCGTGATTGTGGATGGGGCTGGCTCTGCTGAAGAAATTCAGAAGCGGGTGGCCCAGATCCGCAAACAGTGGGAAGATGCCACTTCCGAATATGACAGGGAAAAACTACAGGAACGGCTGGCCAAACTGGCCGGTGGGGTAGCGGTAATCCAGGTGGGGGCTGCTACTGAAACTGAAATGAAGGAAAAGAAACTGCGCATTGAAGATGCTCTCAATGCTACCCGGGCTGCTGTGGAAGAAGGAATCGTCGCCGGTGGCGGTACCGCTCTGGTGGATGTAATTCCGGCTCTGGCTGCCATTGAGGCTGAAGGCGATGAAGCTACCGGTGTGGCTATCGTCCGCAAGGCCCTGGAAGAGCCTCTGCGTCAGATTGCCAATAACGCCGGTCTGGAAGGCTCCGTAATAGTTGAAAAAGTCAAGAGCATTGATCCTGGTATTGGCTTCAATGCTTTGACCGGTGAATATGTAGATATGATCAGTGCCGGTATCGTGGACCCGGCCAAAGTTACCCGTTCTGCTCTGCAGAATGCTGCTTCCATCGCTGCTATGTTGCTCACCACTGAGTGCCTGGTAGCCGATGAGCCCAAAAAAGAAGAACCGGCCATGCCCGGTGGCGGCATGCCTCCCATGATGTAA
- a CDS encoding glutaredoxin family protein: MDKKFKITVYSKENCCLCDKAKAIIDRVKRYWELEVEEVDITMDPQLFELYKEKIPVVAIDGEPIFFGKISELWLKRELARRGE; the protein is encoded by the coding sequence ATGGATAAAAAGTTTAAGATCACTGTCTATTCCAAAGAAAATTGTTGCCTATGTGACAAGGCTAAAGCCATTATCGACAGGGTGAAGCGTTACTGGGAACTGGAAGTGGAAGAAGTGGACATCACCATGGATCCGCAGCTGTTTGAGCTGTATAAGGAGAAAATTCCGGTAGTGGCCATTGATGGTGAACCGATATTTTTCGGTAAAATCAGCGAACTCTGGCTCAAGCGGGAACTGGCGAGGAGAGGAGAGTGA
- the cotE gene encoding outer spore coat protein CotE, whose protein sequence is MECSRWEGQLREVMVQAVCARGEKNHILEFQLKPLHPASKVLGCWAADHNFSGSIIGDTVIINGDLELTVWYAYEQNQKTELLRERLNYLCEIELENLTGRLEQGEELHLTEEKEPQVSSYYLEEEEIKGAVEIGFTAEIMGLTKLRVLAYPAEED, encoded by the coding sequence GTGGAATGTAGCAGATGGGAAGGTCAACTGCGGGAGGTGATGGTGCAGGCAGTCTGTGCCCGCGGTGAGAAAAATCATATCCTGGAGTTTCAGCTCAAGCCCCTGCATCCAGCCAGCAAAGTCCTGGGCTGCTGGGCGGCAGATCATAACTTTTCCGGTTCTATAATTGGCGATACTGTGATTATAAATGGTGATCTGGAGCTGACCGTCTGGTATGCCTATGAGCAAAACCAGAAAACGGAGCTGCTGAGGGAGAGGCTCAACTATCTCTGTGAGATCGAACTGGAGAACCTTACTGGTCGGCTGGAACAGGGGGAAGAATTGCATTTAACTGAGGAAAAAGAACCCCAGGTCAGCTCTTATTATCTGGAGGAAGAAGAGATCAAGGGTGCGGTGGAGATAGGTTTTACCGCTGAAATCATGGGATTGACCAAATTGCGGGTATTAGCTTATCCTGCCGAAGAAGATTAA
- a CDS encoding DUF2627 family protein, with translation MAKNTRKQTLLSFAKLFGAALLGAIGLDQVKEGLVLLAAVPGTSWPEALVRLVLGSAALLFGLYVILRFVYHYDKARGRVKNKIKFLE, from the coding sequence ATGGCCAAAAATACCCGCAAACAAACCTTATTATCTTTTGCCAAGTTATTTGGGGCTGCGTTACTGGGAGCTATCGGACTGGATCAGGTCAAAGAAGGGCTGGTATTACTGGCAGCGGTGCCGGGGACATCCTGGCCGGAAGCTCTGGTGCGTCTGGTCCTGGGCTCGGCAGCATTGCTGTTTGGGCTTTATGTGATATTGCGTTTTGTTTACCACTATGACAAGGCACGGGGACGGGTCAAAAACAAAATCAAGTTTCTGGAGTAG